One segment of Trachemys scripta elegans isolate TJP31775 chromosome 1, CAS_Tse_1.0, whole genome shotgun sequence DNA contains the following:
- the PROZ gene encoding vitamin K-dependent protein Z, translating to MATHFWTICFLPFVLLFLQTEQTVFLSANNANQVISRHKRGSFLIIEEFFQGNLERECLEERCTYEEAREVFEDHEDTKKFWAGYFSGRQCSSNPCQHDGVCQDSIRSYTCTCMDAYEGPNCNFAKNECQHKTREGCQHFCYPGSQSYRCACAKGYELGEDKKSCIPRDQCACGRLDDVKFLQPHYFKTTCNRGFPWQVLLLNSEGKGFCGGVLVKSNFVLTTAECALLHNHSDIRVRTGNNRMHGAAQVIDVNERNIHIRYDEATGENNLALLQLGQHIECNNYHHPICLPDKDFAEHVLIPQLAGTVSGWKLEESEVRGSLVELQVSYLAERECEQILNTSLTNRQYCGHHPEPVDWQLAGGNFIAHDYKGTWFLTGIFGAWPTNVSNWEPFIFAKTSRYMMWFKQKTE from the exons ATGGCAACTCACTTTTGGACAATatgctttcttccttttgtcctCCTTTTCCTTCAGACAGAACAGACAG TCTTCCTATCGGCCAACAATGCAAATCAAGTTATCTCAAGACATAAGCGTGGGTCTTTCCTAATTATTGAGGAGTTCTTTCAAGGCAACTTGGAAAGAGAGTGCCTAGAAGAAAGATGCACATATGAAGAGGCAAGAGAAGTATTTGAAGACCATGAAGACACT aagaagTTTTGGGCTGGCTATTTCA GTGGCAGACAGTGCTCCTCAAACCCATGCCAGCATGATGGTGTGTGTCAGGACAGCATTCGCAGCTACACCTGCACCTGCATGGATGCTTATGAAGGACCGAACTGTAATTTCG CTAAAAATGAGTGTCAACACAAAACTAGAGAGGGATGTCAACACTTCTGCTATCCAGGATCTCAGTCCTACCGCTGCGCATGTGCGAAAGGCTATGAACTTGGGGAAGATAAAAAATCATGCATTCCAAGAG ATCAATGTGCATGTGGCAGACTTGATGACGTTAAATTCCTTCAGCCTCATTATTTTAAGACGACTTGCAACAGAGGATTCCCTTGGCAG gTCCTGTTGCTAAATTCGGAAGGAAAGGGATTCTGTGGAGGTGTTCTTGTGAAGAGCAACTTTGTGTTGACTACAGCTGAGTGTGCCCTTTTGCACAATCATTCTGATATCAGGGTTAGGACTG GGAATAACAGGATGCATGGAGCTGCACAGGTAATAGATGTGAATGAGAGAAACATACATATACGGTACGATGAAGCTACTGGTGAGAATAACCTTGCATTGCTACAACTCGGACAGCACATTGAGTGCAACAACTACCACCATCCTATATGTCTTCCTGACAAAGACTTTGCAGAACATGTTTTGATTCCACAGTTGGCAGGTACTGTCAGTGGCTGGAAACTGGAAGAAAGTGAGGTGAGAGGTTCACTAGTTGAGTTGCAGGTTTCCTACCTTGCTGAAAGGGAATGTGAACAAATACTCAATACAAGTCTTACGAACAGACAGTATTGCGGACATCACCCAGAGCCTGTGGACTGGCAGCTGGCAGGAGGAAACTTTATCGCCCATGACTACAAAGGCACTTGGTTTCTGACAGGTATTTTTGGAGCTTGGCCAActaatgtaagtaactgggaacCATTTATTTTTGCAAAGACTTCAAGATATATGATGTGGTTCAAACAAAAAACTGAATAA